The following proteins are encoded in a genomic region of Pelodictyon phaeoclathratiforme BU-1:
- a CDS encoding phosphatase PAP2 family protein, with translation MMNRSLQWSISSATVALLCFVSFTSADIETALWFHALDNTALYTLFKKITLFGDSTGYLVGGLLLFVVFRNRNPFRAYAGLFLFSSVALSGLSADLVKYLAGRARPKLYFSEQLYGFAAFHWEHAWTSFPSGHSATALSVATVLATLYPRWRFAALFGALLIAFSRIFLAQHYVSDVIAGSFFGIVSTVLLYHLYFKTKFDDSLHNKI, from the coding sequence ATGATGAATCGTTCCCTGCAATGGAGTATCAGCTCTGCGACGGTTGCCCTGCTCTGTTTCGTCAGTTTTACCTCTGCGGATATTGAGACTGCGTTGTGGTTCCATGCGCTCGACAACACCGCGCTTTACACCCTCTTCAAAAAAATAACGCTCTTTGGCGATTCAACAGGCTACCTTGTCGGGGGGCTCTTGCTCTTTGTTGTTTTTCGCAACCGCAACCCGTTCAGGGCTTATGCGGGCCTTTTCCTCTTCTCTTCCGTCGCTCTTTCGGGTTTGAGTGCTGACCTTGTCAAATACCTTGCCGGTCGGGCAAGACCGAAACTCTATTTCAGTGAACAGCTCTACGGATTTGCCGCTTTCCATTGGGAACACGCATGGACCTCCTTTCCCTCCGGCCATTCTGCAACGGCGCTGAGTGTGGCTACGGTTCTTGCAACCCTTTACCCGCGCTGGCGCTTTGCCGCCCTCTTTGGCGCTCTCCTGATCGCTTTCAGTCGTATTTTTCTTGCCCAGCACTATGTCAGTGATGTTATAGCCGGCTCTTTTTTTGGTATTGTTTCAACAGTGCTGCTCTACCATCTTTATTTCAAAACAAAGTTTGATGACTCCTTACACAACAAAATCTGA
- a CDS encoding ArnT family glycosyltransferase: MTPYTTKSETGWFLAALIILILVSFFLGLGSAPLFDVDEGAFSEATREMMISKNYLTTWLNGAPRFDKPILIYWLQLASVRVFGLSEFAFRLPSALAGSAWALSIFLFVRKEIGNRQAFLAAAMMVLSMQVMVIAKAAIADGLLNCFLAITMFGLLHHYKTGSKLALHLSFAAAGFGMLTKGPIALIIPLAVTFLFSLQERSLKQWLRMIVNPTGIILFLAIALPWYLLEYLDQGMAFVEGFFFKHNISRFNSSFEGHSGSLFYYVPVIMLGLMPFTGLFFTLLFNIKPLLSDRMNRFLLIWFAFVFLFFSLSGTKLPHYMIYGYTPLFILMARVVPMNRHPKSLALWPLLLLAAFASLPLLLQVALQKIDDSYIRAIVEGGVLLTDQNYLLIIGAAMAGVSAIPFLPRFSLEGKLVATGVIFALLINLYLMPFAGKLMQEPVKEAALMAKKRGYKIVMWKTYNPSFLVYSESFVEKRMPEPGEIALTTVKELRTFDNPAVLYRKNGIVLVKLRP; encoded by the coding sequence ATGACTCCTTACACAACAAAATCTGAAACCGGCTGGTTTCTGGCTGCGCTCATCATCCTGATCCTTGTCAGTTTTTTTCTGGGCCTTGGATCTGCTCCACTTTTTGACGTTGATGAGGGGGCTTTCAGCGAGGCTACGCGGGAGATGATGATCAGTAAAAATTATCTGACCACCTGGCTAAACGGCGCTCCCCGTTTTGACAAGCCGATTTTGATTTACTGGCTGCAACTGGCCTCCGTCAGGGTGTTCGGATTGAGTGAGTTTGCGTTCCGGCTCCCCTCTGCCCTGGCTGGCAGCGCATGGGCACTATCAATTTTTCTGTTTGTGCGAAAAGAAATCGGCAACCGCCAGGCCTTTCTTGCTGCGGCGATGATGGTGCTCTCGATGCAGGTGATGGTTATTGCCAAAGCGGCCATAGCAGACGGCCTCCTTAACTGCTTTCTTGCCATAACCATGTTCGGGCTGCTCCATCATTACAAAACAGGCTCGAAGCTCGCCCTGCACCTCTCCTTTGCTGCCGCTGGTTTCGGTATGCTTACGAAAGGGCCGATTGCCCTCATTATTCCCCTTGCCGTGACATTTCTTTTTTCACTGCAGGAGAGATCCTTGAAACAATGGTTGCGCATGATCGTCAACCCGACAGGGATCATACTCTTTCTCGCCATTGCCTTGCCCTGGTATCTGCTCGAATACCTTGATCAGGGAATGGCTTTTGTTGAAGGATTTTTCTTCAAGCACAATATCAGCCGTTTCAACTCCTCTTTCGAAGGGCACTCGGGCTCACTGTTCTACTATGTTCCGGTCATCATGCTCGGACTCATGCCCTTTACCGGTCTTTTCTTTACCCTGCTTTTCAACATCAAGCCACTGCTTTCCGACCGGATGAACCGTTTTCTTCTTATCTGGTTCGCCTTTGTCTTTCTCTTTTTCTCCCTCTCGGGCACCAAATTGCCGCACTACATGATCTACGGTTATACACCGCTCTTTATCCTTATGGCAAGGGTTGTGCCGATGAACCGTCATCCAAAAAGCCTTGCACTCTGGCCGCTGCTTTTGCTCGCCGCTTTTGCCTCCCTCCCGCTGCTCCTGCAGGTGGCATTGCAAAAAATCGACGACAGTTATATCAGGGCAATAGTCGAGGGGGGCGTGCTGCTTACAGACCAGAACTATCTGCTGATCATTGGGGCGGCCATGGCCGGAGTCTCTGCCATACCCTTCCTGCCCCGTTTTTCTCTTGAGGGGAAACTGGTTGCAACCGGTGTGATCTTTGCTCTTCTTATCAACCTCTATCTTATGCCCTTTGCTGGTAAACTCATGCAGGAACCCGTGAAGGAGGCTGCTCTGATGGCAAAAAAGAGGGGGTATAAAATTGTCATGTGGAAAACCTATAACCCCTCTTTTTTAGTATATTCGGAATCTTTTGTTGAAAAACGTATGCCTGAGCCGGGAGAAATTGCTCTGACAACCGTCAAAGAGCTTCGGACGTTTGATAATCCTGCCGTACTCTATCGTAAAAACGGTATTGTGCTGGTAAAATTGAGACCATGA
- a CDS encoding glycosyltransferase family 2 protein, with amino-acid sequence MKLSVVIPVMNEAENIKPLFAALALSLANVEHEIVLVDDGSTDNTVAEIQANAPANAQLVVLNKNYGQTTAMAAGIDHARGELIATIDGDLQNDPSDIPMMMQYLYDHDLDVVAGRRAGRQDGMILRKIPSKIANALIRNLTNVHIHDYGCTLKVFKKDVAKNLGLYGELHRFIPVLVQLYGANMEEVDVRHHPRIFGKSKYGIGRTFKVLSDLLFMLFFQKYSQKPMHLFGTLGFLSLFIGIALNLYLLALKIIGEEIGGRPLLSLGIIMTFIGIQLITTGFIAEFIMRTYYESQNKKPYIIKKIVGKQ; translated from the coding sequence ATGAAGTTATCGGTGGTCATACCGGTTATGAATGAGGCTGAGAACATCAAGCCGCTCTTTGCCGCTCTTGCCCTTTCCCTGGCAAATGTCGAGCATGAGATTGTTCTGGTTGATGATGGTTCTACCGACAACACCGTCGCCGAGATCCAGGCAAACGCTCCCGCCAATGCACAACTTGTTGTCCTGAATAAAAATTACGGTCAGACAACCGCAATGGCCGCCGGTATCGATCATGCACGCGGGGAACTGATAGCCACCATCGACGGTGATCTGCAGAACGATCCTTCGGATATTCCCATGATGATGCAGTACCTCTATGACCACGATCTTGATGTGGTTGCTGGCCGACGCGCCGGACGGCAGGATGGTATGATTCTGAGGAAAATACCGAGCAAGATCGCCAATGCGCTCATCAGAAACCTGACCAATGTGCACATCCACGACTATGGCTGTACACTGAAGGTGTTTAAAAAGGATGTTGCTAAAAATCTCGGTCTTTATGGTGAGCTGCACCGCTTTATACCGGTTCTGGTACAACTCTATGGTGCAAATATGGAAGAGGTTGATGTCCGCCATCATCCCAGGATATTTGGAAAATCGAAATACGGCATCGGGCGCACCTTCAAAGTGCTGAGCGACCTGCTCTTCATGCTTTTCTTCCAGAAATACAGCCAGAAACCGATGCATCTTTTCGGCACCCTTGGCTTTCTCTCCCTTTTTATTGGAATAGCGCTGAATCTTTACCTGCTGGCCCTGAAAATTATTGGTGAGGAGATTGGTGGTCGTCCGCTGCTCTCGCTTGGCATCATCATGACCTTTATCGGCATTCAGCTCATTACGACCGGCTTCATTGCTGAATTCATCATGCGCACCTATTACGAATCACAGAACAAGAAACCCTATATCATCAAAAAGATCGTTGGCAAACAGTAA
- a CDS encoding lysylphosphatidylglycerol synthase transmembrane domain-containing protein: MANSKINPKKLLKTLLQILVTSAALYLVLRKTDVAKLGSIIRNANPWYLLLSLLFFNISKVINAVRLNRFFKAIGIELSAMYSLKLYYLGMFYNLFLPGGVGGDGYKIYVLQKNHGLKMINVFHAVFWDRVSGIIALIFLSLILLQSSTFATHLPQFVPYAWVVLITIYPLTLLLNKLFYKQFVEVFTITSIESLLIQIAQVISVFFILKALSQNAHMIDYLAIFLISTIATIIPITIGGAGAREITFFYLLGFIQVETHAGVALSLIFFAVSALSSLAGILTKISHETSVPETQKS; the protein is encoded by the coding sequence TTGGCAAACAGTAAAATCAACCCGAAAAAACTGCTGAAAACGCTTCTGCAGATCCTTGTCACCAGCGCGGCTCTTTATCTGGTACTGAGAAAGACCGATGTTGCCAAACTTGGGAGCATCATCCGAAATGCCAACCCCTGGTATCTTCTGCTCTCTCTCCTTTTTTTCAATATCTCAAAAGTTATCAATGCGGTGCGCCTGAACCGCTTTTTCAAGGCTATCGGCATTGAGCTTTCCGCGATGTACAGTCTTAAACTCTACTATCTCGGAATGTTCTATAACCTTTTTCTTCCGGGAGGTGTTGGCGGTGATGGCTACAAAATCTATGTGCTTCAGAAAAACCACGGCCTGAAAATGATCAATGTTTTTCATGCTGTTTTCTGGGATAGGGTATCGGGAATCATCGCGCTGATCTTTCTCTCACTCATCCTGCTGCAATCAAGCACGTTTGCCACGCACCTGCCCCAGTTTGTGCCCTATGCATGGGTAGTGCTCATTACCATCTACCCACTGACTCTCCTGCTGAACAAGCTCTTCTATAAGCAGTTTGTCGAGGTTTTTACCATCACCTCAATCGAATCGCTGCTGATTCAGATAGCCCAGGTTATCTCGGTCTTTTTTATCCTGAAAGCTCTTTCACAGAATGCACACATGATCGACTATCTGGCGATATTCCTGATATCAACGATTGCGACCATTATTCCAATAACGATCGGAGGAGCTGGAGCCCGGGAGATAACCTTCTTTTATCTGCTTGGATTTATACAGGTTGAAACTCACGCGGGTGTCGCGCTGTCGCTCATCTTCTTCGCTGTTTCTGCCCTTTCCTCACTTGCCGGAATTCTGACAAAAATCAGCCACGAAACAAGCGTTCCGGAAACACAGAAGAGCTGA
- a CDS encoding outer membrane protein, protein MKKHLALLGAILAAGTLAAPSYAASSPYVSGNIGVSSFNDTAFKSPSTNATLAEMTFKSGIDLRCAAGLDFEDYRIEAELSYQKGDVNRGTEHGGTADMQGFKSVTSLMANGYYDFNPEGINPYLTGGLGCSRVNFDNVKVKGAPYPGLTEHHTVLGYQLGAGIGIPITREVTVDAQYRYSGHSRISMENPDFHYDFKSSGSSFLLGLRVGL, encoded by the coding sequence ATGAAGAAACATCTTGCCTTGTTGGGAGCAATTCTTGCTGCAGGCACTCTTGCAGCGCCCTCCTATGCCGCATCATCACCTTATGTCAGCGGCAATATCGGAGTCTCATCGTTCAATGATACCGCATTCAAAAGCCCTTCGACCAACGCTACCCTGGCTGAAATGACCTTCAAATCCGGTATCGACCTGCGGTGTGCTGCCGGACTCGATTTTGAGGATTACAGGATCGAGGCTGAACTCAGCTATCAGAAGGGCGACGTGAACAGAGGCACAGAACATGGAGGTACTGCCGATATGCAAGGCTTTAAATCAGTAACCTCCCTTATGGCAAATGGCTACTATGATTTCAATCCAGAAGGCATTAACCCATATCTCACTGGGGGCCTTGGCTGCAGCAGGGTAAATTTCGATAACGTAAAAGTCAAAGGCGCTCCCTATCCCGGACTTACCGAGCACCATACCGTACTTGGTTATCAGCTCGGTGCAGGCATTGGTATTCCAATAACGAGGGAAGTCACCGTTGATGCACAGTACCGTTATTCCGGACATAGCCGCATCAGCATGGAAAATCCTGATTTTCATTACGATTTCAAATCATCAGGCAGCAGTTTTCTGCTTGGTCTGAGGGTTGGACTGTAA
- the recJ gene encoding single-stranded-DNA-specific exonuclease RecJ: MKRFRWNLLSPDEQAVLVLSEAINVSLPVARALFNRGIQTFDEARDYFRSSILSLPSPYLLLHMRKAVDRVVQAIRDHEKIMLYGDYDVDGTTGTALLLLFLKEQGALVSYYINDRFTEGYGLSAEGIDTAVEQEVTLLVTVDCGINENEAVLRCAAHGIDVIICDHHEPDVLPLAYAILNPKVPGCTYPFRELCGCGVAFKFIQAIAEHVHAEPESWQKYLDFVAIATAADMVSLEQENRTLVREGLQRMRTKPRTNLMAMFSLMKIAPAELGMFHIAFGIAPRINAAGRMHSAHLAVEWLLSDTSVDAQRHVDELDRINSLRREIDADIMGKAEKMLDSHFASYCSSIVLYDESWHIGVLGIVASKMIEKHYLPTVILGGMNGLIKGSVRSVEGLNIYEALQECGDYLEQFGGHHQAAGITLRPENFAGFRKKFNEVCSTLLSIGQRQKELVVDSKIALEDITSRFINVLEQFAPYGHGNREPLFLSEGIVPYGQPRLLKERHVKFTVRDKNGRTFDVIGFDRLDIYTELKEHSRPVFTMVYSVEKRMWNNREQWQIKLKDLELTKRHVGS; this comes from the coding sequence ATGAAACGATTCCGCTGGAATTTGCTCTCTCCTGATGAACAGGCTGTTCTTGTTCTTTCGGAGGCAATCAATGTGAGTCTGCCCGTTGCAAGAGCATTATTCAATCGCGGTATTCAGACCTTTGACGAAGCAAGGGATTATTTTCGCTCCTCAATTCTCTCTCTTCCATCCCCCTATCTTTTGCTCCATATGCGCAAGGCGGTTGACCGCGTTGTGCAGGCCATCAGGGATCATGAAAAAATAATGCTTTATGGTGATTATGATGTTGATGGCACAACCGGGACAGCGCTGCTTTTGCTCTTTCTGAAAGAGCAGGGGGCTCTGGTTTCCTATTATATCAATGACCGTTTTACGGAGGGCTATGGTTTATCGGCGGAAGGCATCGATACGGCTGTTGAGCAGGAAGTCACGCTTCTTGTCACGGTCGATTGCGGTATAAACGAGAATGAAGCGGTACTGCGCTGTGCAGCTCATGGTATTGATGTCATTATCTGCGATCATCACGAGCCGGACGTGCTTCCTCTGGCCTATGCTATTTTGAACCCGAAGGTTCCGGGCTGCACCTATCCCTTCAGGGAGTTATGCGGGTGCGGTGTGGCATTCAAGTTCATTCAGGCCATCGCCGAGCATGTGCACGCCGAACCGGAGAGCTGGCAGAAATATCTTGATTTTGTTGCCATTGCTACGGCCGCCGATATGGTCTCTCTTGAACAGGAAAACCGGACGCTGGTTCGAGAGGGATTGCAGAGAATGCGCACAAAGCCCAGAACCAATTTAATGGCGATGTTTTCACTCATGAAAATTGCTCCGGCAGAACTGGGCATGTTTCATATTGCATTTGGTATTGCTCCACGTATCAATGCTGCAGGCAGAATGCACTCTGCACATTTGGCGGTTGAATGGCTTCTTTCTGATACGTCGGTTGATGCACAGCGCCATGTCGATGAACTTGACCGTATAAACTCGCTGCGCCGCGAAATTGATGCTGATATCATGGGGAAGGCAGAAAAGATGCTCGACAGCCATTTTGCCTCCTATTGCTCCTCAATTGTGCTCTATGATGAATCATGGCATATCGGAGTCCTTGGTATTGTCGCTTCAAAAATGATTGAAAAACATTATCTGCCGACGGTCATTCTTGGTGGCATGAACGGTCTTATCAAGGGCTCGGTACGAAGCGTTGAGGGGCTCAATATCTATGAGGCACTGCAGGAGTGTGGTGACTACCTCGAACAGTTTGGGGGGCATCATCAGGCAGCAGGTATTACCCTTCGCCCGGAGAACTTTGCAGGATTCCGCAAAAAGTTCAACGAGGTCTGTTCCACTCTTCTTTCCATAGGTCAACGCCAGAAGGAGCTGGTGGTTGATTCAAAAATTGCCCTTGAGGATATCACTTCGCGGTTTATCAATGTGCTCGAACAGTTCGCACCTTACGGTCATGGTAATCGTGAGCCGCTCTTTCTCTCAGAAGGAATTGTTCCGTATGGTCAGCCAAGACTTCTCAAGGAGAGGCATGTCAAGTTTACCGTCAGGGATAAAAATGGACGCACCTTCGACGTGATCGGTTTTGACCGTCTTGACATCTACACCGAACTCAAGGAACACTCCCGTCCGGTATTTACAATGGTCTATTCGGTAGAAAAAAGGATGTGGAATAACCGTGAACAATGGCAGATCAAACTCAAGGATCTTGAGCTTACCAAACGGCATGTTGGCAGTTAA
- the fbp gene encoding class 1 fructose-bisphosphatase → MSNLITIERHILEQQKFFPDAQGELTDLLNDVAFAAKLVRREVVRAGLVDILGFTGSTNVQGEEVKKLDLFANEKIISAIGQHGRFAIMGSEENEGVIIPPKNESGNYALLFDPLDGSSNIDVNVSVGTIFSIYKLKGDDPGKASLSDCLQHGYEQVAAGYVIYGSSVVMVYTTGHGVHGFTYDPTIGEFLLSHENIITPKSGKYYSINEGSYAQFNEGTKRYLDYIKEEDPATNRPYSTRYIGSLVADFHRNLLTGGVFVYPPTTKHLKGKLRLMYEANPLAFICEQAGGRATNGRDRILDIQPLELHQRTPLYIGSVDDVILAEEFEQGIR, encoded by the coding sequence ATGAGTAATCTGATCACCATTGAACGCCACATCCTCGAACAGCAGAAATTTTTCCCGGATGCACAGGGCGAGCTGACCGACCTTCTCAATGATGTGGCCTTTGCCGCAAAGCTGGTCAGGAGAGAAGTTGTGCGAGCAGGACTGGTCGATATTCTTGGTTTCACAGGAAGCACCAACGTCCAGGGTGAAGAGGTCAAAAAACTTGATCTGTTCGCCAATGAAAAAATCATCTCCGCCATCGGCCAGCATGGAAGGTTTGCCATTATGGGTTCCGAAGAAAATGAGGGCGTCATTATCCCGCCGAAAAATGAGAGCGGCAACTATGCCCTCCTGTTTGATCCCTTGGACGGCTCCTCAAACATCGATGTCAATGTCAGCGTGGGCACCATCTTCTCTATCTATAAACTGAAAGGTGATGATCCCGGCAAGGCAAGCCTCAGTGACTGCCTGCAGCATGGTTACGAACAGGTTGCTGCCGGTTATGTCATCTATGGTTCATCGGTCGTCATGGTCTACACCACCGGCCACGGGGTGCACGGCTTTACCTACGACCCGACCATCGGCGAGTTTCTCCTCTCTCACGAAAACATCATCACCCCGAAAAGCGGCAAATATTACTCGATCAACGAGGGCTCCTACGCGCAGTTCAACGAAGGGACAAAAAGATATCTCGACTATATCAAGGAGGAAGACCCTGCAACCAATCGTCCCTACAGCACCCGTTACATCGGTTCACTGGTTGCCGACTTCCACCGCAACCTTCTGACCGGCGGTGTCTTCGTCTATCCGCCAACCACAAAGCACCTCAAGGGAAAGCTCCGGCTCATGTACGAAGCCAATCCCCTTGCCTTCATCTGTGAACAGGCTGGTGGACGCGCAACAAACGGACGGGATCGCATCCTCGATATTCAGCCACTTGAACTCCATCAGCGCACTCCGCTCTATATCGGCAGCGTCGATGACGTTATTCTTGCAGAGGAATTTGAGCAGGGAATCAGGTAA
- a CDS encoding TIGR00282 family metallophosphoesterase, with translation MAQKTLNVMFIGDVVGTPGLQMVGRMLKSFISKYHVDFVVCNGENAHHGKGMSLEALNQLLEAGVNVVTGGNHTWSNFNFFDTLKTHPQVLRPLNYPKGTYGKGYAIYKLPNGLGDIAVVNLQGRTFMYSIDCPFRTADWAIKQIKEQGKDKVRHIFVDIHAEATAEKIALGWYLDGKVSAVIGTHTHVPTADERILPKGTGYCTDAGMTGPHNSVIGMQIKSATDRMLYQTPHKYECAEDDVHFSGVLLSMDVASGKTVGIQRIFYPEFDRGVIQG, from the coding sequence ATGGCACAGAAAACCCTGAACGTCATGTTCATCGGTGATGTTGTTGGCACTCCGGGTCTCCAGATGGTAGGCCGGATGCTGAAGAGTTTTATCAGCAAGTATCATGTTGATTTTGTTGTCTGTAATGGTGAAAACGCCCATCATGGCAAGGGGATGAGCCTCGAAGCGCTCAACCAGCTTCTTGAGGCTGGCGTCAATGTGGTGACCGGAGGCAACCATACCTGGAGCAATTTCAACTTTTTTGATACCCTGAAAACGCATCCGCAGGTGTTGCGTCCGCTGAACTATCCCAAAGGCACCTATGGCAAGGGTTACGCCATCTACAAGCTGCCAAACGGGCTGGGAGATATTGCTGTGGTCAACCTTCAGGGCAGGACCTTCATGTACTCCATTGACTGCCCCTTCAGAACAGCAGACTGGGCGATCAAGCAGATCAAGGAGCAGGGCAAGGATAAGGTGCGTCATATTTTTGTTGATATTCACGCAGAGGCTACCGCTGAAAAGATAGCGCTTGGCTGGTATCTTGACGGAAAGGTGTCGGCTGTGATCGGTACTCACACTCATGTGCCAACGGCAGATGAACGCATTCTGCCAAAAGGGACAGGTTACTGCACCGACGCAGGCATGACCGGGCCGCATAACTCCGTCATCGGTATGCAGATCAAGTCCGCAACAGACCGGATGCTCTACCAGACACCCCACAAATATGAGTGCGCAGAAGATGATGTCCATTTTTCAGGAGTACTGCTCTCAATGGACGTGGCAAGCGGAAAAACGGTAGGTATCCAGCGGATTTTTTATCCGGAATTCGACCGTGGTGTAATACAGGGATAA
- a CDS encoding RNA-binding domain-containing protein: MLKAELFEMVANGENSGVEFKRDDIRPEQLAKEIVAFANVQGGRIFLGVEDNGEFTGLQRAHAQEWILNAFRDKVHPQIIPYYEEIELEKGLRIGVITIAAGISKPYVVRHNNREEVYIRMGDRSELASREQQLRLFESCGLLHVEVLPVAGTSLSTIDKSRLTYYLQDIIKDPEIPQTDSEWVERLIGLGLMADDGMGNSVCSIAGLICFGIKPRRFLRQAGLRMMAFRGNDKEYQALLDVVLDAPLVGRWQRSASGQKELIDEGLIEKFSSLIEPFITQEASGIDKNMRREKSWFYPWEAIRETVVNALAHRDWTRSVDIEVTNYSDRLEVISPGKLQNSMTVSKMVAGQRSPRNTLIMEILRDYGYVDARGMGVRTKVIPLMRTFNQAEPVFEATEDYLKTILYRKRAGE; the protein is encoded by the coding sequence ATGCTGAAAGCTGAATTATTCGAAATGGTTGCCAATGGTGAGAATTCAGGTGTTGAATTTAAACGTGATGATATCCGGCCTGAGCAGTTGGCAAAAGAGATTGTTGCCTTTGCAAATGTTCAGGGTGGCCGGATTTTCCTTGGCGTTGAGGATAATGGAGAGTTTACCGGCCTCCAGCGTGCTCATGCCCAGGAGTGGATTTTGAATGCATTCAGGGACAAGGTACACCCGCAAATCATTCCTTACTATGAAGAGATTGAGCTGGAAAAGGGTTTACGAATCGGGGTGATAACGATTGCTGCCGGAATATCAAAACCCTACGTGGTGCGCCACAACAACCGCGAAGAGGTCTATATCCGCATGGGCGACCGATCTGAACTTGCTTCACGTGAACAGCAACTTCGCCTGTTTGAAAGTTGCGGGTTGCTTCATGTTGAGGTTTTGCCAGTTGCGGGCACCTCATTGTCTACTATTGATAAAAGCAGGCTTACCTATTATCTGCAAGACATAATCAAGGACCCTGAGATTCCACAAACCGATAGTGAGTGGGTTGAACGCCTTATCGGTCTGGGATTGATGGCCGATGATGGCATGGGAAACAGCGTATGTTCGATAGCAGGATTGATCTGCTTTGGCATAAAGCCCCGCCGTTTTCTTCGACAGGCAGGATTGCGAATGATGGCTTTTCGGGGGAATGATAAAGAGTACCAGGCATTGCTCGATGTTGTGCTTGATGCACCGTTGGTCGGGCGATGGCAACGCTCTGCATCGGGGCAAAAAGAGTTGATTGATGAAGGTCTGATTGAAAAATTTTCTTCTCTTATAGAACCTTTTATCACTCAGGAGGCATCGGGGATTGATAAGAATATGCGGCGGGAAAAGAGCTGGTTTTATCCATGGGAAGCCATTCGAGAAACAGTCGTCAATGCTCTGGCTCACCGTGACTGGACAAGGTCGGTCGATATTGAGGTGACAAACTACTCTGATCGACTGGAGGTTATCAGCCCGGGGAAACTCCAGAATTCAATGACGGTCAGCAAAATGGTTGCCGGACAACGCTCTCCACGCAATACCCTGATCATGGAAATTCTGCGTGACTATGGGTATGTTGATGCAAGAGGTATGGGAGTGCGCACCAAGGTTATTCCCCTGATGCGTACGTTCAATCAGGCAGAACCGGTATTTGAGGCTACAGAGGATTATTTGAAAACGATACTTTATCGGAAAAGAGCGGGCGAGTAG
- a CDS encoding murein L,D-transpeptidase catalytic domain family protein, with protein MSAQQKKAFYGALVALLLFVLGGTVLLYLPEKVSPQAYRAAIAALETYRAAHPEMGIRYLAVVDYSKPSYIKRMAVIDLVSGEEWFYRVAHGKNSGDLYATRFSNTLDSGMSSTGLYNVLDAYTGDHGMAVRLEGLEPARNGNAFSRDIVLHSADYVSLGYIILNLVTLNGPRIGRSNGCFVVSPGDIDDVAQKLSHKGLLYAWSSSW; from the coding sequence ATGAGCGCTCAACAAAAAAAAGCCTTTTATGGCGCTCTGGTGGCGCTCCTGCTTTTCGTTCTTGGTGGAACTGTATTGCTTTACCTCCCGGAAAAAGTATCTCCACAGGCTTACCGGGCGGCGATTGCGGCTCTCGAAACCTATCGAGCAGCTCATCCGGAAATGGGAATCCGATACCTTGCGGTGGTGGATTATTCGAAGCCCTCCTACATAAAGCGCATGGCGGTGATTGATCTTGTGAGTGGTGAGGAGTGGTTTTACCGGGTAGCGCATGGAAAAAATTCCGGCGACCTGTATGCAACCCGCTTTTCCAATACCCTTGATTCGGGTATGAGCAGTACCGGACTTTATAATGTGCTTGATGCGTACACGGGAGACCACGGAATGGCCGTGCGCCTTGAAGGGCTTGAACCAGCAAGAAACGGCAATGCATTCAGCCGCGATATTGTGCTGCATTCGGCTGATTATGTCTCACTGGGCTATATCATACTGAACCTCGTCACCTTGAACGGCCCGAGAATCGGCAGAAGCAATGGCTGCTTTGTGGTATCGCCCGGCGATATTGATGATGTGGCACAAAAACTCAGCCACAAGGGACTTCTTTATGCCTGGAGTAGCTCCTGGTAA